In the Gemmatimonadaceae bacterium genome, GCTGATGTGCATGACCTCGATGACGCGTGTCCGCGGCGTGATCGCTTCGGCCATACGCGCGACGTACTCGTCGGCGCTCTTGGGTGGCGTGTCCTGCCTAACGCTTTTGACGACGATGCCGTCGCGCCGCTCGCGCTGCCGCCAGGTCGTCTGCATCCGCGGATAGTTCTGCGTCGTGATGATCACCTCGTCGCCGCGCTTGAGGTCCAGCCCCAGGATCATTGTCTCGTTCGACTCCGAGGCGTTGCGCGTGATCGCCATCTCTTCCTGGTCACAGCCGAAGTCGCGCGCGAGCTCGCGCCGCACGCTCTCGATGCGGGGTTCGAGCACACTCCACATGTGCTCGACTGGCAGCTCGTTCGAGAAGCGCAGATCGCGGATCATCTGCTCGAGCACGTGCGTCGGCGCGGGACTGCAACCGCCGTTGTTCAGATTGACCATCGTCCGATCGAGATCGAACGCGCGCTGGATCTCCGCCCAGTACGCCTCGTCCTCCGCCACGGCGCCAGCCGGCTTACGCTCCGCGACGGTCTCCGCTCGCGCCAATCTCCGGAACGCATCCCCGCGCATCGCGGGCAGCCTAACGAACGGCAACGCCATGCCGGCGACGAGCGCGCGGCCAATGAACTCGCGACGGTCTGTCATGATCGACCCTCTGAGGCGGTGGCAGAGGGTTAAGATGCGAATATTGGATGCCGGGCGCTAGCGAGGTCCGATTCGCTAGCGAATGAATTATTCCCCCAATCTCATCAGCTCGACGAGCTCGTCGTACATCTCCGCCGCCTCGGCGTCAGTCCCACGGATCGCCGCCGTCGCGCAGTGCTTGAGATGGTTCCGCAGCAGCTCGCGACCGACGCTCCGTAGCGCCTCCTGTACCGACGAGATCTGCATGAGGATGTCCGCGCAGTAGCGGTCCTCGTCTACCATCTTCTGAATTCCACGCACCTGACCCTCGATGCGGCGAAGACGCTTCTGATTCTTCTCCTTGATGGCCGGATCGACCGCGACCGCCTTGCGGCCGGCATCGCAGCCGCACGATGCAGCATCATCCATGACGAAATCTCCGCAGACGCAAGCTGTTCGAGACGACGCTCACCGAACTGAGCGCCATCGCCGCGCTCGCGATCACTGGACTCAGTAGCACGCCGAAGAACGGGTACAGCACACCCGCCGCGATCGGGATGCCGACGACGTTGTAGACGAACGCCCAGAAAAGATTCTGCCGCATCGTCCGCATCGTTCGCCGCGCGAGCGCAATGCCGTCGGCGACCGCCGTTAGGTCCGGACGCAACACCGTGACGTCGCTCGCGTCGATCGCGATGTCGGTGCCGCTGCCTAACGCGAACCCGACGTCGGCCTGCGCGAGCGCGGGCGCGTCGTTGATCCCGTCACCGACCATCGCGACGACGTGCCCCTCGTCCTGCAGCCGCCGCACCTCGTCGACCTTGCCCTCCGGCAGCACCTCGGCCACGACGAAGTCGATATCCGTCTCACGAGCAATCGCGTCGGCCGTCGGCCGGTTGTCGCCGGTGAGGAGGACGACGTCGAGTCCCATCTGCCCCAGCGCGCGAATCGCGGCGACCGACGTCGCGCGAATCGGGTCCGCGACCGCCATGAGCCCGAGCAACTTGTCGTCCGCGGCGACGTAGACGACGGACTTGGCGTCCGCGGCAACTCGCGCGGCGTCGGCGCTCAGGGCTCTCACATCCACACCGTACGCTTGCATCAGCAGCTCGTTGCCCGCGACGACGATCGCATCGCCCACGCGTCCTTCGACGCCGCGGCCCGGATCGGAGATCACTTCGAACTCGCTCGCCGGCGCCGACGACTCGACGCCGTGCTCGCGCGCGTACCTGACGATGGCCGTTGCCAGCGGATGCTCGGAGAGTCGCTCCACCGGCGCGACGAGCCGCAGCATGTCGTTCTGCCTAACGCCGCTGCACGTCACGACGTCGGTCACCGCCGGCCGGCCTTCGGTGACCGTGCCCGTCTTGTCGAGCACCACTGTGTCGATCGCGCCCGCGCGCTCGAGCGCCTCGCCGCCCTTGATGAGGAGTCCGAGCTCCGCGCCCTTCCCCGTGGCGACCATGACCGCCGTCGGCACGGCGAGCCCCATCGCGCACGGGCAGGCGATGATCAGCACCGCGATGCTCGCGGCGAACGCGTGGACCGCCGCCGTCGCCGTAGCATGACCAACGACGAGCCATACGATAAATGTCACGATCGCGATCGCGATCACCGTTGGAACGAACACGCCGCTGACGCGGTCCGCGAGTCGCTGGATCGGCGCTCGGCTCCCCTGCGCCTGACGCATGAGCGTGACGATCCGGGCGAGCGCGCTTTCCTCGCCGAGTGTGGTCGCGGTTGCGTGGAGTGCACCGGAACCGTTGATCGTGCCGCCGACGATGCGGTCGCCCGCGTGCTTGAGCACCGGCCGCGATTCGCCGGTGAGCATCGACTCATCGACGCTGCTTTCGCCGCTCGCGATCACTCCGTCGACGGGAACACGCTCACCAGGTCGAACGAGAAACACGTCCCCGCGATGGACCTGCTCGATTGGAAGCTCGAGCTCCTGTCCGCCCCGAACGACGCGCGCCGTCTTCGGCTGCAGCGACACGAGCCCGCGCAGCGCCGCCGACGTCCGTTGCTTCGCGCGCGCCTCGATCCAGTTGCCGACGAGGATGAGCGCGATGATGAGGACGACCGCCTCGTAGTAGAGGTTCGGCTGGAGCCCGCGGTCGGTGAAGACGTTAGGCGCCACCGTCGCGACAAGGGAATAGAGATAAGCCGAGCCCGTGCCGACGGCGATGAGCGTATTCATATCGGAGCCGCCGTGCCGCGCCGCGGACCACGCACGAACGTAGAACTGTCGTCCCGCCCAGATCATGATCGCGGTCGTGAGCACGAGCATGAGATACGGCTGCATCACCAGCATCGCCGCGATGCCGACGACGAGGCTGACCCCTGCTTTCCACGCCAGCCGTCGCTCCTCGGCCGCGACCCCGCGCTCGCGCTCTTCTTCCTGGGCGAACGCGAGCGACCACGCCGACTCGTTAGGTGTGGTCGGCACGGAGGCGTCGTAGCCGGTCTCGCGTATCGCTTCGACCAGTGTTTCTGGCGAGGTGGTCGCCGGATCGAAGTCGACGGTCGCGTTGTGGAGGAGGAGGTTGACGCTGGCCTCCTCGACACCCGGCGCTTTTGCGAGGGCACGCTGGACCCGCGCCTGGCAGGCGGCGCAGGTCATTCCGATGACGGGGATGTTGATCCTGGCGGTAGACATATCTCTTTGTATGCTAGTATACCCCCCTACCCTATGCAACCCGATCGCGTCTGCGGCATCCGGGACCGACGCAAGCCACAGACGGGACAGCTGTTACCTGCTTTTGACACGGACAAGGCCGGACACGGCCAGACAAAGCCGGACAAAAGAAGAAGAGCGTTGAACGATCTTTTCAAAGGATCGCCAACGCTCTTTTGTTCTTGTCCGGCCGTGTCCGGTTTTGTCCGGCCGTGTCCGTGTTAACCCGTTAGATGCCTGCCCTAATCAGGAGCCATCCATGGTCTGCGGGCTCGGCTGCGACAGTTCCCGGTCTGAGAGCCCGGAGTCCGAGAGCTCGGAGTCCGAGAGCTCGACGCGCAGATCAGGCCTTGAACACCGCCCGCATCGCCGCCGCGAACAGCCCCAGTTCGGCAATCAGCTTGGCCCCAATCACACTCACGCCTAACGCCGCAACGCGCTTCCCGCTCGGCGTCCGCCGAAGCCATCCACGCCGCACCGACTCCGCGATCGCCGTGGCCAGGTCGCGACCATTACGCCAGCGACCATCGCGATCTTTCTCCAAGCACCTCTCGATCGCCGCGATGAGTAGCGGATGCTCACGCAGCGCCGACGGTACCACCTCGGCTAGCGGCCGATGTGCCTCGGCGACGTGCTTCGCCGCGAGCGCTTCGAACGTCGGCGCGTCGAAGGGCAGCTCGCCGGTGACCATGTAGTAGCCGAGCACACCTAACGAGTACAGATCGCTGCGTCCGTCGATGTCGAGCTCGCCCGCTGCCTGCTCCGGCGACATGTAGTGCGGCGTCCCGAACGCGCGTGAGGCTTCCGAGCGCACCGGATCGAGCGAGCGCTGCAGCGCGACGCCGAAATCGGTGAGCATCGGCCGTCCGGTGCTGCGCTCGATGATGATGTTCTCCGCCTTGAGATCGCGATGGACGACGCCTTCGCGGTGCGCGTAGTCGAGTGCGAGTGCGAGGTCGTGCAGGATGCTGCGCGCTTCTTCCGTCGGGATTCGCTGCTCCCTGCGCAGCCGCTCGGCGAGCGACTCGCCGTGGACGTATTTCATCACGATGTAGACGAAGTGCGCCGCTTCACCGAATGTGTGCACCGGGACGATGTTCGCGTGGCTGAGCCGCGCCGTCATCCGTGCCTCACGACGGAATCGCTCGCGATGTTCGTCCGACGAAGCGAACTCTTCGCGTAACACCTTGATCGCGACGAGACGGTGCAGCGCGATGTCGCGCGCGAGGAAAACGATGCCCATGCCGCCGCGGCCGATCTCTCGCACGACCTGATACTGCGAGCCGATATGCGTCGCGATCTGCTCCCGCTCCCACGTCATCGGCGGCGCACCAAAGCTCCCACCGATGATGGGAAGCTCCTGCGTATCGGCGTATGGGTCGACGAAGCTGATCACTGTGGTTGTTGGTGGTTCGTGACTGGTGGCTGCTGGTGCTTGGTTGTTCGTGTTGGGTTGTTGGTGCTTGGTCGTTCGTCTTCACCAACCACCAATCACCAACTACCAACCACCAACATCGACCAACCACTATTACTGACAACGACGCAAGCGAAATGGTTGTACTGGCCAGTCGCGTGCCGCACGACCGTCGTACGGATGTCGTTGGTCGAAAGTTACTTACCGACGTGTCAGCGTTTGTTAAGGTATCTGCGAGTGTTCGGTAATGGGAAACGGCGACCGAATACGGGCAGCCACGCGCTGCCCCACCATCGGCGCATCGCGCGCAATATTGAACAGTCCTCCCGTCGCGTCGTAGTTGTGACCGACGAAATACAGACCCTCGTGGTCGGCACTCGTGACGCGGTCGTGACGCAGCGCGAATCCCTTCGCGTCGACGCGGATCAGTTGCCCGAGTGGAGCGAGCGCAGGCGCAAACCCCGTCGCGAGAATCACGACGTCGAACGACACCTCGGCTGGTGTCTTCCCGTCGGCGAACGCGGCGCCACGCGCGGTGAGTCGCTCGACTCCGCCGCGCACTTCGATGAGGCCGTCACGAATCGCGTCGACCAGGTTGAAGCCGATGAGTGGAATGGCGTCGAGCGGACCGTACGCGGGACGCGGCAGCACCGGCGGCCCACGTCTCTTCTCGACGATCTTTCCAACGAGACGCACGACCGCTTCGCGTGCGACGCGCGGCAGCTTCCGGATGTAGAACGCGAGGTACTGAATCGGAAGTCCCAATATCTCACGCGGGACGACGTTCGCGCCCGAGCGCACCGCGATGGTGACGCGCGGCTTCTTTCCATTGTGGTTCGCCGCGCGCGCGAGCTCGCTCGCAATCTCACCTCCCGAGTTGCCGACGCCGACGACGAGGATGCGATTGTCGACGTATTCGTCCGGACGACGATAGTCGACCGAATGAATGAGTTGTCCGCCTGCGCGCGTGAACGCGTCGCCGCCGGCGATGTCCGGCTTGCGCGGATTGGCCATGATTCCAGTTGCGACGATCAGATCGCGGCACGAAATCGTTGCGTCTCCGTTCGGCGTCGCCGCGCGAACGAGCCAGCGATCCTCGCCGCCCGTTAGGCGCTCGACCCGGCGCACGTTCCAGCCGGTCCGCACGGGCAACTCGAATCGTTTGGCGTAGTCGCTCAGGTAGCGCACGAACTCGGCGCGCGAGACGAACAGCGGCGCCGAGCGCAGGAGCCGCATCCCCGGCAGCCCCGACATGTGCTTCCCGGTGTGCAGCGTTAGGCTGTCGTAGCTGTTCGCCCAGCTATGCGCGACGCTATCGCCCCGCTCGAGTACGACATGCTCGACACCGCGCACCTTGAGCTCGCGCGACGTCGCGAGCCCCGCCGGGCCAGCGCCGATGATGATCGCCTCGAAGCGCTCGTCCGCGTTCTTCTCTGGCACTGACACCTGCCTAGCAGAGTATCTGAGAT is a window encoding:
- a CDS encoding metal-sensitive transcriptional regulator, which codes for MDDAASCGCDAGRKAVAVDPAIKEKNQKRLRRIEGQVRGIQKMVDEDRYCADILMQISSVQEALRSVGRELLRNHLKHCATAAIRGTDAEAAEMYDELVELMRLGE
- a CDS encoding heavy metal translocating P-type ATPase; this encodes MSTARINIPVIGMTCAACQARVQRALAKAPGVEEASVNLLLHNATVDFDPATTSPETLVEAIRETGYDASVPTTPNESAWSLAFAQEEERERGVAAEERRLAWKAGVSLVVGIAAMLVMQPYLMLVLTTAIMIWAGRQFYVRAWSAARHGGSDMNTLIAVGTGSAYLYSLVATVAPNVFTDRGLQPNLYYEAVVLIIALILVGNWIEARAKQRTSAALRGLVSLQPKTARVVRGGQELELPIEQVHRGDVFLVRPGERVPVDGVIASGESSVDESMLTGESRPVLKHAGDRIVGGTINGSGALHATATTLGEESALARIVTLMRQAQGSRAPIQRLADRVSGVFVPTVIAIAIVTFIVWLVVGHATATAAVHAFAASIAVLIIACPCAMGLAVPTAVMVATGKGAELGLLIKGGEALERAGAIDTVVLDKTGTVTEGRPAVTDVVTCSGVRQNDMLRLVAPVERLSEHPLATAIVRYAREHGVESSAPASEFEVISDPGRGVEGRVGDAIVVAGNELLMQAYGVDVRALSADAARVAADAKSVVYVAADDKLLGLMAVADPIRATSVAAIRALGQMGLDVVLLTGDNRPTADAIARETDIDFVVAEVLPEGKVDEVRRLQDEGHVVAMVGDGINDAPALAQADVGFALGSGTDIAIDASDVTVLRPDLTAVADGIALARRTMRTMRQNLFWAFVYNVVGIPIAAGVLYPFFGVLLSPVIASAAMALSSVSVVSNSLRLRRFRHG
- a CDS encoding serine/threonine-protein kinase, which codes for MISFVDPYADTQELPIIGGSFGAPPMTWEREQIATHIGSQYQVVREIGRGGMGIVFLARDIALHRLVAIKVLREEFASSDEHRERFRREARMTARLSHANIVPVHTFGEAAHFVYIVMKYVHGESLAERLRREQRIPTEEARSILHDLALALDYAHREGVVHRDLKAENIIIERSTGRPMLTDFGVALQRSLDPVRSEASRAFGTPHYMSPEQAAGELDIDGRSDLYSLGVLGYYMVTGELPFDAPTFEALAAKHVAEAHRPLAEVVPSALREHPLLIAAIERCLEKDRDGRWRNGRDLATAIAESVRRGWLRRTPSGKRVAALGVSVIGAKLIAELGLFAAAMRAVFKA
- a CDS encoding NAD(P)/FAD-dependent oxidoreductase; translated protein: MPEKNADERFEAIIIGAGPAGLATSRELKVRGVEHVVLERGDSVAHSWANSYDSLTLHTGKHMSGLPGMRLLRSAPLFVSRAEFVRYLSDYAKRFELPVRTGWNVRRVERLTGGEDRWLVRAATPNGDATISCRDLIVATGIMANPRKPDIAGGDAFTRAGGQLIHSVDYRRPDEYVDNRILVVGVGNSGGEIASELARAANHNGKKPRVTIAVRSGANVVPREILGLPIQYLAFYIRKLPRVAREAVVRLVGKIVEKRRGPPVLPRPAYGPLDAIPLIGFNLVDAIRDGLIEVRGGVERLTARGAAFADGKTPAEVSFDVVILATGFAPALAPLGQLIRVDAKGFALRHDRVTSADHEGLYFVGHNYDATGGLFNIARDAPMVGQRVAARIRSPFPITEHSQIP